The following nucleotide sequence is from Zingiber officinale cultivar Zhangliang chromosome 10A, Zo_v1.1, whole genome shotgun sequence.
aatgacatactttcctttttcctgtttcaggaaaacacaatgatcctcattgatcatctcaaaacaataagataaaacgacttcgttaaatcttatgttccattgtcttgacgcttgctttagcccatatatagactttctaagtctacatactttttgctcttggccttcagcaatgaaaccttctggttgaaccatatagatttcttcgtcaagatcatcgttaaggaaagcggtttttacatccatttgatgtaattctaagtcataatgtgccacaaaggccaaaataactcttattgatacaaatttcactacgggagaaaatgtctcttcaaagtcaataccctccatttgggtatatccttttgcaactaaacgagctttgtatctgttaatcgatccatctgctttcctctttattttgagaatccatttattcccaatagcccttcggcccggaggaagatcgactaagtcccaaacatgattttgaatcatggactccatctcttcaatcATTGCAgcttccatttttctctaactctacatcccaatgcttcctcaatggattgaggctcgtTGTCGttaattggaagtgtaaccaatgcctcattctcaatatcaaacctcttcttaggtttgatcttacgaacacttctccgtaagttgggcgGTTGAGAAGTCGACTCATGACTtgacatatcactcccactcggttgactagactcaggtatcccttttgacacctctcttgttgataatatttcatcctcctcaaatagaggaacatttttatcaacatcacctctgattgggaactctgtttcgagaaaagtcgcatctctcgagtctatttcggagatggttccatctagttgctcacctatgaaaacataacctttggaggtctcatgatatctcataaagatacatttcttacctctaagccctagttttccatacttgtgagaactatcatgaacataagcagctgacccccaaggtctcagattactcaaatctggttttctgcctgtccaacgttcatatggggtagatggaactgactttgaaggcactttgttaagtatataggctgcagttaataatgcatctccccaataggagattggcaaattagcttgcgccatcatagacctaaccatttcaagaagagtcctatttcttctttcagctaccccattttgctgtggagttccagggattgtcagctgtctaataatccctctatcattacatattgtcttgaacatatcagacaaatactccccatcacggtcagtgcgtaaagtcttaactttacgttccgtttgattctcaacttcgttcatataacgaatgaagcaatctaatgcttcggatttgtgagaaatcaaatacacatgaccgaacctagagaaatcatcaatgaatgtaataaaataggaagctccatgtctagcctttacattcattggaccacaaatatccgaatgaattaactgcaatgttgattcagatttaatagccttaccaaatggtttcctagttgcttttccagcaagacaatgctcacatatagacaattgaatcttagcccgagtgcccaATAGGTCCTCTCTAActaatcgattcatacgttcttgtcctatgtgtcctaatctagcatgccaacccgcatcagttatatctgcatcactagttaaagcaatgtttgaaaaacaaccatcaatagcataattgacatctggttctacatcaagaaccataaaaccatttgttaaaaaaccatatccgattgacactgagtcaatcttaagttcaacagatcgactgtaaaaattaatacaataccctaaatcaagaagacacgtaacggaaacaagatttcgtcgaatttcaggagcatacaggacatcatctaaaaataaaactctaccaccacgtaggttgagtttgcaagtgccgactcctttgacttcaactcttgcattatttcccacatagatccacttgttgccagctggtacccgacggtactcaacaaatgtaactcgttcccgagctacatggttggttgctcccgaatctataatccacaaaagataagaatcagctaacaacactgaactagcaacaaaatgctcttgaaaagaagacacacttggatttacctttttctgcTCAGTGCACTCTCGTgcaaagtggccctttttgccacagttaaaacaagtcaacttgtttttaggtttctttccagtcttcttgactatcttcttgattgagccttgtcccacaacagcagcttccctcttctttcccttccctttcttaagtcatttctttttcttggatccatatgatccagtagaacctacagccacaaaagcttgtccagaaatccttgcggattcaactctctccacctccaattctacatggcgtgagacatcagtgaaagtcttgatactctcactgtgagttaaggtctgcttcatggtctcccaagaatctggaagtgaacgaataactgtttgaacctgttgttcatcagtcaactcatgaccagcagttttaagctcccgaatcatgttcgacatctccctgaggtgttgaaccattgacacattcggacgctttttgtagctgtcaaacttgattatCAGCtttcgaagcttgctcagacttactccactgtatttttctttaagggctacccagactgcatgagccgtaagatataactcatactcaaaagttaggtcgtctaccattgaactaatcaatataccctttgcagtggagtcctttttctttcatgccttataggcatcaagatctcgtctgtgttgtgcagtgggaccatctataggtacttccataacctgatttacagcctctagaacttcttgttcctcaagtacatattgtatcatgAGGTGtcagatcttgtagttatccccattaagtttttaaCCTTTGTTGaattcagctattatgtttttggttgccataatctatcataaataaacacattatttagtattcagtgtaaatcatatgtatgcaatttataattgacttaatattactttgaattggtttacaaaatcaagtgacaactatgttttcactcatcatccgtatgaccaatcaaattaatattaatcaattctattacatacatcccaacaaatgaactaatcatttatcatatcatgaattctttaattaaataaactaatcatttaatatatcatgttttttttaattaaatgaactaatcatttaatacatcatgaactaatcatgcatcatgtcaagcaaacagcataactaaatgaacatatcattaatataaaattatgctgcaaattgttaacatataattaactgacatgaatgaaatggactaactattgttcataaaaaaggacaataaaaataacagaactctaataaactagataggcaactaccactcccactaggacagacattAGTGCAGTGAccaaaataatccctctcagcctggactcatttagGGTAATCACAGGCAGGACAGCTTCAAGGTTCTCTTttggatccacaattggatcctcttctggttcctcctcgatcattttcggatcctcttcgaactcttccggatcttcttcagtcatatgatgaagcagctcctcacataatacagaatatgtgacgcgtccttgatgacgcccccaaatatagtctgctatcatcctaggattttctggcaatgattgcatcaaagcccaaatcctataactgtccaggactgaaaactcttctcgctcaagtttccaaaacagatcatcaagtcgtccaatgtgtccgtcgactccataagcagagttatactctatctcctgaatctcctccctgagctgatttcgtcgcacttcgcgacgagtcaatgtggtaatcgtccgtgccatctgaaaaattgaaaataaataagtcagtgcaaaaccgactaaccagtacaaaaccggcttatttcaatttatacaggcatagtaccaacataataaatcaagaaaaacaaatcttctcgattttcaagagttcaaatcgacaattagaactaatctaattggtcaaactcattggatcggttgattagggatccagatcctaagctcagtccattgtccttaattagaactaatctaattggacagggatttttgtatctatgttctgttactttttctctaagtCTATTTCTACccatttcagacttattgatcaaactcaggtccgtttgatcaaaccaatgtccattggtttaagtccgatTAATTAGAATCAGACCCAAGGGAATTAGTTAGTTTAGaacataatggacttttccattatgaatAGTGGGAAACATAATCACATTCCCCACTATCCCTATTTCTAACAATTATAGCTAATTGTTAGGCGCCTAAGATTTTGGAGCTAACCACTGTTCTATCAGTCATGAGCCCGTTGCAGTTTTAATCCCTGCCGTATAAGCTTCTTTTtgatattttatctttttttaagaAAGATTGTCATGTATACACTTGCTAAATTGGGAAGATCCCTAAGTAATAATTTATCAAAGAATGTACACGTGCTCGTTAGGGATCTCTCGAGtgggtttttttattaaaaaaattctaattgatACACCGTACATGAATccgtaaaaatttaaataattctaaactattgaaaacaaaagaaaaaaaattgataatattCACAAGGTTCAATGTGTGGATCCTTCGGTTAGATATTGACAGATAAATTATTTAGAATATTTTATATATAGTGACTTTTTATTTGAAGAGATCATACCATCAATGAAATATTTTATATCCCTTAAGAATTAATCTTAAAATCTATCTATTGAAGCAACTCTAAACTAGGATCTCAGTATTGATGTAGAGTATAAACAAAATCAGGAATGATGAATTAATGTAAATCGAATCTGAATCAAGAGTCATCTGTCATCTTATATTATTGTCATATTTTAATATTGCAAGAACAAATGGAGATCCAAAGCAAATACCTTTACATATACGTTAATTCAAtccataattaaaatataaattagatcATTTTATTGAATTTAAACTTTAATAACAATATCGGGTGTTACAATTTTACTAAACTGACAAACAAATACAACATTATATATTTGCAGACCTCAAAACCTTCATGCACTGGAATTGTTCGTCGTACTGCTTCTGGTCTGCCAGCCGCTTGGGGTGTCACTGCTGCTCTGCGAACCTTGATTCGCGGAGAGACTTTGATAGAAAAAATTGATGTTCTCCGGCGTTTCAGTAAGAAGTTGGAGAGATCGTGGAATTGGCGGCATGGAGACTTCAAGAAAGCCTTCCAAAACTTGAAGCACCTGCCCCATCGTCGACCGGCAAATCTCGTTGTCTTGGACGCACCAACAAGCAAGTTTACATACTCTGTTCAGTTCCTCCAAATCCGCATCACCTTCCAATCTTTGATCCAGCAAGCTCCCGATGTTCTTCTCCATGAGTTTGCTGAACACCAGAGTTGGGAAGAACCCTGCAGTGTTGCCTTCCTCCGTCTTCTCCTGCAGGTTCCTCCTCCCCGACACAATCTCGAACAGCATCATCCCGTAGCTGTACACGTCGGCCTTGGCCGTGATCGGCAAGCCGGTAATCATTTCCGGCGCGAGGTAGCCTCTTGTCCCTCTCATCGTCGTCAGGACCCGGCTAAAGTCTCGCCCCATAAGCTTAGCCAGGCCGAAGTCCGACAGTTTGGGAGTCAAGGAATCGTCTAACAGAATGTTCTCCGGCTTAATGTCGCAGTGGATGATGCAGTCCCTGCATTGCTCGTGGAGATAGGTTAATCCTCTTGCGGTTCCGACCGCGATTTGGTACCTCGTCTTCCAGTTCAAAACGGTGGCAGAGGCGCTGAAGAGATGAGTGTCTAGTGAGCCTTTAGGCATGAACTCGTAGACTAGCAACCTGTTAGCTCCCTCCGAGCAGAAGCCGATGAGGCGGACCAGGTTGACGTGCTGGATCGTGCCAATGGTGCCCACTTCGGTGCGGAATTGCTTCTCCCCCTGGCGAAGCGCCTCAAGCCTCTTCACCGCGATGGCGGTCGAGTTCGGAAATGAGCCTTTGAACACCGACCCGAAACCGCCGCCGCCGAGCCTGTGCGAGAAATTCTTAGTCGCGTGTCGCAACTCGCTGTACCGGAACGGAACGATCCCGCTGCCCACGGCTTTGGATTCTCCCATCAACCTCGACCTCCGTCGGCGCCACGTCACGAACAAAATGAGAGCCAAAGAAGCCACGACTGCGGCGGCGGCACTGGCAACGGCCCAAGTTACGAGCGTCTTGTTGCTCCTGGGGTTCGACAGCTCCGAGGCGGCCAGACGAAGTTGAAGCGTGCTGGCGCCCGATTCGTCGAACTGATCCTGGAGATTGAACAGCTCGCCGTGCCAAACAGAGCACCTGCTGCCGGAGAAGGAGTAGGCCGTGCAAGAGCAATTGTTCAAGCAGGCCAATTTGCAATCCTCGTCGCGTCCGATGCCGTTCAAAGTCTGACTGTTCACCGGCAGCCTCATGTTGTCCATGGCGAGGAACTTGTCCCTCTGAGAGTTGGACAAGTGGGCTCGATCGACGCACTGCAGCGGCGTGTTCCGGGTGCAGCCTCCGCTCTGGTCGCCCAAGTCCCAGTCGCTCTGGCTCCTGACGCGGAAGCCCTTGACGCACTGGCAGATGGGCATGGCGTTCTCATTGCAGCTGCCGAAAGCTCCGCATAGAGAGTGAACCAGGCACGGCTTATCCGGCTTCTGCCAGAAAAGGGTCCACAACTGCTTGTCATCCAGCCACGTCAACTGCTTGATCCGCCCATCGACATCCATCACGAACCTGGAGATGATTGCGGAGGACTTCATCGAGTAGTTGAAGTAGTTCTCCACAGAGTTGTTGAAATATTGGAAGTCGTAGTTATAATTCGACCTCATCTCCGGAACATGGCTAAAGATCTGCAACTGCCCGTTCCAAGTCCCGCTGGTCCAGTACGAGTAGGTTGAGTTCCATATTATGAAGTATTGGCTGGTCCCGTTGGGATCCAATTCCAGGTTGAAGATCCCGGGCGTAGGGTCGTCGTTGTTCTTCCAGGCCGTCAGGCGTTGGCTCACGCCGGTGAGCTTGTTCAGCCCGAGTCTGCCGCCGGGGAGCCAGGTGTCGGTGGGGTGGTCCATGCTCTGCCACACTACCCGAGAGGGATTGGAGGCGTCGCACAGCTGGAGATTTCCTGAGTCGAGGAGCATAGCGACGGTGGAATTGGTGGTGGTGTTGGCGTCGGTGGACCAGACGAGGGCGTTGGAAGAGTCGAGGAGGACGAGGTTGCCGTCGGTTGAGATTTTGAACACAGAAGTGGACGGGTCGGCTACGGGGGTCTCCCGGTTGGCGACCCACACAGAGGTGAGCTTGGGAATCTTGCCGTACCATATGCCGACGTAGTATCGATCTGAGTTGCCCGGCGCGAAGAAACCCAGCACGAAGTTACCGCCGGAGGAGGTGATGATTTGCTTCCCCGAAAGAGAGCTGTTGGCGAAGATGGTGTGAGCTGCAGAGCACAGAttgaagaggagaggaagaagaggaaaaatgcATCTAATTCTTGGAAACATCATGGCAGAAGATGAATCAGACTGAGATCACAAAGAAATATATAGCAGCTTAAGCATTCTTTCGATTTGATCTCCGACTCCGCAAACAATATCTGCCTGTGAATTTAATAGCTCGATCCGTAGGCCGTAGCTGCTAACCAATATTTATATAGCCAGGTACCATCTGGTCTTTAATTCTATGATTGTAATCCCTAAGGTGAAAGACAGACCGTGTGAACGTATGATAAATCTAGTGTAATAATCAAAGGTCAATCTTTCATCAATTTCATTATGTGCTCAACGCTTATATATCTATATAAATCTTCCTTCATATATGTAGGGTCAACTCTAGAGAATCgttaaaataataaatctattttttttttaaattctatgaTTATAGTATGCGGGCGTagcactaatttttttttattttaattctatgATTGCACAACAATAGAAGATAGTAgctaaaaaattgattttttttaagaacAGAATTACTACTACAGAATAAGTAAAGATTCAAATTTTAGTAGAgttgaggaaaaaaaatcttCCTCCATTTTTCTGATTTATCTCTTCACATATTGCCGTTGATTGATTATGTGAAATTGTTAGGATGATAGATTTTACGATAATAAAATATTGATCTTTTCAaattccttaattaaataaatttagaatACGTACGAGTCTTTATTGAGACTGGAGGTTGTGCTCCTCTATTTGACCTTGAATTTGACAGCAGCAAAGAATTAGCTAGCTATGAAAATTAAAAGAAGCGTAAGAAGGTTGTTCAGAATGATGTGATGACTTTTCAGTGATACAACGTAACGACCGGTTCATAGTTTATTAACGGATATCTTAAAAAACCAGGCGAGAAGAAGATGGATGCTATGCTTTATATTATGATTCATATGATTTCTAGTAATTTTATGCGAAGACAAATAAAATGAGAAGGACATTTCAATAATACATAATTGAGTCCCAAACTAACaaaccaaatctaatattagCACCACCAAATCTAATATTAGCATCGTCTTGGGCACCATAATCAAGATGCTCCCTCAGTCCACCTCAGCCACATGCATGTTTGGTTGTACATCGTAATCATCATTCAAAGTCCTGATAGTCATTGTGTTTATCAACAATTCTTGATTTAGATGAATAAATTGTCAATATTATTTAGTCAAATggtcaaaaaattatttattcaaaTGGGTTTTCAGACATTGTCAAACGTCAAATATGAACCTGAGGAaggtttctaaaatattttttttcaaaaaaagaaagaaaaaaactaaAACACAATTCTACAACGTCTAGGTTGCCAAgtcaatattgatttttttttggtCATCTGATTATTTGCAGCAACTGGCCTACACTAaactagagccgtcaatttgggttggaccCGTCGGATTAGCCCaacccgccaaacaatttaagcggattgggttggaattttatcaacccaagtccgccgtgggccgacccgcctaggcccgcgacccgcacgggtcggcccgctcgggcttgggtcgGCCCGtgggttgaaaaacacatgtaagttaagttttaggccaatttattatctttgtttgttataattttgaaataaaaatagtacttttcatccaacataagtattcGTTTgagttcatttatatttaaaatacatgtttatataTACATtgaattgtagaaaactttttcgaagtaaaatgttgaagatatgaaatattttttaatttttttaaaaatttttgatgggtCTGCGGGTTGGctcgccaaacccgcaacccgccttagaatgggttggattggaaatttctcaacccgccaagttggcgggttggcccgccccgccccgccaaatgattagcccgccacgggccgacccgccccacCACGAATTGGCCCGTCTAACAGCTCTACACTAAACCTACACTGCTTTACAAAATGTAATGTATAGAACTTTCAACCCAgggatttaatttttatttattttttcgtaAATCACATCATTTATAAATACCAAAAGATATATTTTACAAGCTTCGTTTTTTTCATGTCCAATATCTTtttaagtattttaaaataaaatattttaatatatatgatCATGTCCgggcgctgagtcgacggacgctggggacgtggcgctcttgtTGACGACGTATGAACCTCCGACTGGTGTGAGCCTCCGGTGAGAACCTGCAAACACAAAACCGAGTCGGGAAGgtgttcccgacgacgaccctccaacgctcaagtcagctcTAGCGAGAAGAAATCGAAACAGCATAACGAGTCCaagagctacagtagatgagaatgcatacctccatCGAAGGTTGGAGGCTCTTATATAGGACTTTctggaggcgcgtgcacgctcttCGAAGCGTCCACGCTCCTCAAAGTATATCTAGAaatggtcgtgtcagaaaagtacgtCTAACGTCATACctcaaccgtccgagcatatctctgacgtgacagtggaaacttccactgtacgATTCTCTGTCCAGTCCGGCCGCCAACCAACGTTGTTTGTCGGTGACTCATGTCTCAAGAGGGATATCACCGgctgtctcctttgtccttttCTGTTCCTTTTTGTCTGTTGCTAGCCTGGCCGGGAGAGATGCAGAGACCCACTGCCGTCCGGGAGGGGACGTGTATTGGTCCGAGCAGGGAGGTCGCGCCGGCCACATGCTCGGACGGGAGTCTTCGTTGATTCGCAACTTGTCCGAGCGAACAGGCCGCTCGGCGCCTCAACTTTCCTAGGCGgactcatgagcgtcggaaacccggccCGCGGCCAAGCTGTTTCTGCGCCGCCTCGGGCGCGGTCGTGGCCGATCGGCCTGGTGGCATTCCGGTCGGCCACAACTTTTGGTTGACTTGGCTTTTACCTCCGTGTCATTGACCTCTATCCCGCACGGGACTCCACTCTTACTACCGcatcaatatatatatacacatacaAAAGAAAAGAATGTTAGCCTTCACACCCTTATAAGGATGATGTGCATGGGCGATAGCAGACGTGGCGAGTTGACGTATCCCTCTCTCTTTTGTAATTCTATATGTAATTTCTCTCCTACAATTCTACATACACGGTGTGGTACTATTTTGAAAAAACAACACTACCTggtgttattttaaaaaaaacagcaCTACGTGgtgttgttttaaaaattaataccaCGTTGAAAAAAACAATGCTAACGTGGTGTTGTTTTAATAAACACACATAGCACTATGTGACATTATTTTTATccactattttcatagaaataaTGCCACATTGAAAAAATAATACCACGTAcgtaatactattttttttttaaatagcacCATGTAGAACAATTCCATGTGGTGTTGTTTTTTGAAAACAGCACCACATAGTGCTGTTTTTTCTTAAAATAGCACTACgtagtgttattttttttaacgcGACGCCATTTTTTCCAACGTGACATCATTTTTATAAAAACAATGTCACATAgtactattttttttaacagcACTATGTGGTGTTGTTTTCATAAAAACAACTCCATGTTGAAAAAATAGCATCACGCATGTATTGCTATTTTTTTAAACAGCACTACATGAcactatttttattaaaacagcACCATgcagtgttattttttttaaaatagtaccACGTTGTGCTGTTTGTTTCAacatgttattatttttataaaaataacgcTACATGgtcttgttttaaaaaaaaatagcattaTGTGGTGCTATTTTTTTCAACATGACACTGTTTTCATAAAAACAGTGCCACATAGTGTTGTTTTTTTAC
It contains:
- the LOC122026145 gene encoding G-type lectin S-receptor-like serine/threonine-protein kinase At2g19130 — translated: MMFPRIRCIFPLLPLLFNLCSAAHTIFANSSLSGKQIITSSGGNFVLGFFAPGNSDRYYVGIWYGKIPKLTSVWVANRETPVADPSTSVFKISTDGNLVLLDSSNALVWSTDANTTTNSTVAMLLDSGNLQLCDASNPSRVVWQSMDHPTDTWLPGGRLGLNKLTGVSQRLTAWKNNDDPTPGIFNLELDPNGTSQYFIIWNSTYSYWTSGTWNGQLQIFSHVPEMRSNYNYDFQYFNNSVENYFNYSMKSSAIISRFVMDVDGRIKQLTWLDDKQLWTLFWQKPDKPCLVHSLCGAFGSCNENAMPICQCVKGFRVRSQSDWDLGDQSGGCTRNTPLQCVDRAHLSNSQRDKFLAMDNMRLPVNSQTLNGIGRDEDCKLACLNNCSCTAYSFSGSRCSVWHGELFNLQDQFDESGASTLQLRLAASELSNPRSNKTLVTWAVASAAAAVVASLALILFVTWRRRRSRLMGESKAVGSGIVPFRYSELRHATKNFSHRLGGGGFGSVFKGSFPNSTAIAVKRLEALRQGEKQFRTEVGTIGTIQHVNLVRLIGFCSEGANRLLVYEFMPKGSLDTHLFSASATVLNWKTRYQIAVGTARGLTYLHEQCRDCIIHCDIKPENILLDDSLTPKLSDFGLAKLMGRDFSRVLTTMRGTRGYLAPEMITGLPITAKADVYSYGMMLFEIVSGRRNLQEKTEEGNTAGFFPTLVFSKLMEKNIGSLLDQRLEGDADLEELNRVCKLACWCVQDNEICRSTMGQVLQVLEGFLEVSMPPIPRSLQLLTETPENINFFYQSLSANQGSQSSSDTPSGWQTRSSTTNNSSA